DNA sequence from the Butyricimonas faecalis genome:
CCGAGCGCTCTGGAAGAAGATTTGGGTGATGACCCGATTAAGGCCGGGAATTACGGTATAAAAAATCTAAAATATATCTTATCACATTTGAATGAATGGATACAAGATGATCCGACCGCGGAGCATAAGGCTGGACTTTGTAAAGCGATAGCGGATCAATATGTGCGTTACGTGAACAACGTGGTGATGAATGTCGGTGGTATTTATTTGAATGATGTGAAAGAGGGAACACCCGGGAAAAAGCATCAGGTGGTTTCGAAAGCCGTGCAAAAAGAGTCTTTGAAATGGGCATTAAAGCAATTCCGGAATTTGAGCTGGCTGGATAACAAGGAACTAACATCTCAATTCCCGTTGGACATGCCGTTATCTCTTCTGACAGGTAATAAATTATCTGTAAGTATACTTAATTCAGTTATGAATGTGTATGCGGCAAACGTCGTGGCAGATAGTAAGTATTCCGTGGAAGAATATTTTGATGACCTATATCTAGGGGTTTGGGATGCTGCCTTGACTGGACGTAAATTAACGCTACACGAGAAACAGCTGCAACGTCAGGTATTGGCATTAGCAATCGCGACCATAGAACAAGCAACCTCTGCGAATGCTGGGGCAAGACAGAAAGGTTTTGTTTCAGAAGTTTACGCTCCTTCCGTGGGGGATATTTGCCTGTATGGTCTGGATGAAACGGGTATTATCTCTCGTTATCAGGATATTTTCCAAAGAATAGAGGATGAATACGGGAGAGGTTATGTTGCTCAAAATATGAAGCTTACTGATTATGGAAAAGGTTATGGCTGGCAACAGGCACTACCTGTACAGGCGGTAGCTGATTTTGAAACTTATTTTTATAAAATGGGGAGTAAACTAACTGTAATGTTGTCTACTCGCATGAATTCTTTACCTGTAGAAGACAGACCTCATTATCAGAAAATATTATTTGCTATTCAAAAATTATCGAAGAAATAAAAATATGAAAAGTCATATATGGGTATATTTGATGGTAATCCTTTGCTTGGGTGCTTGTAAGAGCACCCCGGCGGGATTTATCATACAAGGACATGTTGAAGGACTTGATGGGAAAGAGATTTATTTGCTCTCGGATGTGAATGATCGGTTAGTTAAAGGTAAAAGATACGATACATTGGGTATTTCGGTGGTTGAGAACGGTTTGTTTTCTTTCCGTGGTTCGGTTGATAGTGTAATTGTTGCAATGATTGGTATTGAAGGACTAAGGGGTGGATTCCCTATTTTTTTGGAAAATCGGGAGTTTGAAGCGAAGATGGATTTTGCGAGAATGGACGGGGCCGTGATTACCGGGGGCAGAGAGCAAGATGTGTATAATCTTTTTTGGAATATCGATAAAAAACTTTTCATTGAGGGAGAGAGGTTACGAAGTGCTAGAAATATAAAATTGCAAGAAAACTTATTTCAAGAAGCAGAAGAACTGACTCGCAAAATTAAGGATTTGGATGAAGAGGCTGACCGACAGGAGAGTGAGGTGATTCGTCAAAATCCAAACGCGATAGCTTCGGCTTACCGATTACATTCTAAACTCATCAAGTTATCATTGCCCCAATTGGAAGAGAAGGTTGCATTGTTGGGACAGAAAGTGAAAACATCGAAGTATGGTCGGGAGGTAGAGGATTGGTTCCACCGTCTGAAAGCTACGACTCCTGGCGTTCAGGCCCCGAATTTTGAAGCTATGACCCCGGACGGGAATACGATTTCTTTGTATAGCATAAAAGCAAAATATAAGATTATCGAGTTTTGGGCCTCATGGTGTGGTCCCTGTCGGGCTGAAATGCCGAATATGGTAGAAATTTATAAGGATTTTCATGCAAAAGGGTTGGAAATACTTGGAGTGTCACTGGATCGGAAATTAGAACCTTGGAAAGAGGCGATTCAAAAAGATGGCCAGAGCTGGTTGCATTGCTCTGATCTGAAATACTGGCAAAGTGATATTGCCCGTATGTATGTGATAAATACGATCCCACAGACTCTAGTGTTGGATGAGAATAATGTAATTGTGGCGAGAGGAT
Encoded proteins:
- a CDS encoding TlpA disulfide reductase family protein; protein product: MKSHIWVYLMVILCLGACKSTPAGFIIQGHVEGLDGKEIYLLSDVNDRLVKGKRYDTLGISVVENGLFSFRGSVDSVIVAMIGIEGLRGGFPIFLENREFEAKMDFARMDGAVITGGREQDVYNLFWNIDKKLFIEGERLRSARNIKLQENLFQEAEELTRKIKDLDEEADRQESEVIRQNPNAIASAYRLHSKLIKLSLPQLEEKVALLGQKVKTSKYGREVEDWFHRLKATTPGVQAPNFEAMTPDGNTISLYSIKAKYKIIEFWASWCGPCRAEMPNMVEIYKDFHAKGLEILGVSLDRKLEPWKEAIQKDGQSWLHCSDLKYWQSDIARMYVINTIPQTLVLDENNVIVARGLRGEELRTKLSELLP